One window from the genome of Nitrospiria bacterium encodes:
- the msrA gene encoding peptide-methionine (S)-S-oxide reductase MsrA encodes MGKPRDKEVATLGGGCFWCLEAVFADLKGVEKVESGYSGGAAADPTYRQVCSGTTGHAEVVQVTFDPKVISFKEILEVFFSIHDPTTPNRQGADAGTQYRSAVYYHTPEQKTTAEGVIKELNSSEIWGAPIVTELEPIRTFYKAEDYHQDYYKNNPEQMYCQVVIAPKVAKFRKQFMDRLKKQGQV; translated from the coding sequence ATGGGCAAACCGAGGGACAAGGAAGTTGCAACGCTCGGCGGCGGCTGTTTCTGGTGCCTTGAGGCGGTCTTTGCGGATCTCAAGGGGGTGGAGAAGGTGGAGTCCGGTTACTCCGGCGGGGCGGCGGCCGATCCGACCTACCGTCAGGTCTGTTCGGGGACCACCGGCCATGCCGAGGTGGTCCAGGTAACGTTCGATCCCAAGGTCATTTCGTTTAAAGAAATACTTGAGGTATTCTTCTCGATTCACGATCCTACGACCCCAAATCGCCAGGGGGCCGATGCGGGCACCCAATATCGTTCCGCCGTTTATTACCACACTCCGGAACAAAAAACGACGGCCGAGGGGGTGATTAAGGAACTTAATTCGTCGGAAATCTGGGGTGCGCCGATCGTGACCGAGCTCGAGCCAATTAGGACCTTCTATAAAGCCGAGGATTACCACCAGGATTACTACAAGAATAATCCAGAGCAGATGTATTGCCAAGTGGTGATCGCGCCCAAGGTCGCAAAATTTCGAAAACAGTTCATGGACCGTTTGAAAAAGCAGGGGCAGGTCTGA